acctcaaagaggatgtatacatgatacagccagaaggttttgtcgttCATAAGGATGCTGgaaaggtatgcaaacttcagaaagccatttatggtctgaagcaagcgtcaaggagctggaacattcgttttgatgaagtggtcaaagaatttggcttcatcaggaatgacaaagaatcttgtgtttacaagaagtttagtgggagcgcaaaagcatttctaatcttttatgtggatgacatattattgattggaaatgacgtgaattttcttagcgaaataaaagactcattgaagaaaagtttttcaatgaaagacttaggcgaagcggcatatgtattgggcatcagaatctatagagatagatcaaaacgcctgATAGCGCTTAGCCAAAGCACGTACATTGGCAAGGTGTTGAAAAGGTTCAACATGGAGAACTCCAAGAAAGGCCTACTCCCCATGTCACCTGGCACAGTGCTTTGCAAAAATTAGAGTCCTCGGACTCTGGATGAGCGAGTACACATGAATGATGTTCCATATGCCTCGGCAGTtggttctattatgtatgccatgctatgtacaagaccagatgtttcctatgcgctaagtgttagcagccggtaccaaagtgatccagggttggaacactgggccgcagtcaagggtattcttaagtacctcagaaggaccaaggatttactccttgtgtacggaggtgatgaagagctcattGTAAGTGGTTACACTGATGCAGGCTTCATGACTGACCCAGATGACTTCAAATCTCAATCAGGCTATGTTTTCATATTGAACGGCGGCGCAGTTGATTGGAAAAGTTCCAAACAAAAGACTGTGGCGGATTCTACGACGGAGGCGGAGTATGTTGCCGCTTCAGAAGCCTCCAAGGAGGTGGTATGGATATAGCAATTTCTTGAAGACCTTGGTGTGGTTCCAAGTGCTCTGGACCCGGTGGAAatctattgtgataatagtggcgcCGTGGCTCAGGCAAGGGAGCCAAGTTCGCACCATAAGACAAGACATATTCAAAGCAAATATAAACTCATTCGACATCATGTCGAAGAGGGTTTAGTGAAAGTACGCAAAGTTCACATGGATCTGAACGTGTCAGACCCGATGACAAAGCCTCTACCCCGAGCAAAGCATGAGCAGCACCAGATAGCCATTTGTGTTAGGGAAGCCATGTAACTGGAttatgactctagtgcaagtgggagtctgtaggagatatgccctagaggcagtaataacagttattttgtatctccaaagtttgtaatgaatgtttaGCTTCCATGCTATAAATGCAATGATTcccgagtctgcaatatccacgaggctcggagggaaactcatgtgctaaacggtaaaatgtattcctagtcttgcctctaagactggctcatgtattgcatgatgatcctgttttcctgatcatgggcatgtctatgctggcaattctgagggcgcgatgttggtagaacacttgtgttgaatcgacccaaattgatgttatgctatgagattcttttcgtcacaagtttatggttaataacacagagatagttaatgtttgcataattccctagaccatgagagtatcgagttcctTCGTACTTGCTttgtgaactttggggtttgttaaacgtcatccgtaactgggtggctattacggcggcttacgggttcacggaaaagtatggcaagtaacgagatagctcaagattgggatttgctcctccgacgatggagaaatattctcgggccctctcggtgttacggtatccataatcgtctggccagacaccttgTGATTCTAGGCGCGGAGGAGAACAAGGATCTATAAAACTCGTTGAGATGGGCCCTAATGGCAACCGGAGACTGCAGAAGGGTCAGCCCATCCCAGAGGAGGGGGATGGTGTTGCGTCTACGACGCCCATTCGCTATGGCCTGAAAGTAGGCTGTGTTCGCGTCGCCGTTCAGAATCCATTTCTGGGAGCCCCGCAAATGCTAGTAAGCCTCCTCGTCCGTGTAAATGACGGAGAGTTGGTCCTCCAGGTCATAACGGGAAAGCCATTCATCAGGGGAGAGGCCAAACGTGTCAGCCCGGAGGTCGAGAGCCTGgatggcggtcaacagggccttTTTCCGCTCACGGAGGTCGCGGCCCAAGTTGGCGCCTACCCCTTCATGAACTGCCGGCCACGTTTGGCACAAAGTTGCCAAGAGTCAATAGCCGAGGGGGGCGAGGGTGGGGAAGGGACCGAGCCTCCACCCAGCGGGCCCCGACAGCCTCCACGAAACCAGTTTGAGACAGCCAGAATGTCTCAAACCGGAAACGTGGTGGGATCAGAGGGCGCTCGTCGGCGGAGGACAAGAGAAGAGGAACGTGGTCGGAGCCGATTCGAGTGATGGCCCGGAGGGAGGCCAGAGGGCAACGGAGGTCCCATTCCGGGGAGACTAAGACCCGATCTAGGACGGATTGGGTCGGGGAGGCCTGACGATTGGTCCAGGTGAACCTGGCACCAACCCTATCTATCTCGCGAAGGCCAAGATCAGCAATGCAGTCATTAAACATTTGCGTACGTGCAAAGTTGACATGATCATTGCTCTTGTCTTCCGCGAAGCGGAGAAGGTTAAAATCGCCCCCGACAACAATGGGCAGGGAGGCCGCGGAGACCTTCCGGTGAAGCTCCTCGAGGAAGGAGGCAGACCTACTATGGTCAGCCGGGCCATAGACGATAATAACCTCCCATTTGAAATTCAGGGCTCGTTCGTAAAGTTCCATGCTGACAAAGAACTGGCCCCGGTCCATACTTCCCACCTCGAAGGTGGCATCCGTCACACCTAGAAGGATGCCACCTGAATGGCCGGCAATCCCACTAGAAGGGAGCCAGTGCCACACAAAGAGGTGGGAACTCAGCCTATCGAGCTCCGGCAGGGAGAATTCGGAGCGCATGGTTTCCTGAATCGCAActtctgtaggagatatgccctagaggcagtaataacagttattttgtatctccaaagtttgtaatgaatgtttggcttccatgctataactgcaatgattcctgagttatccacgaggctcggagggaaactcatgtgcacgtgtggtatactaaacggtaaaaagtattcctagtcttgcctctaagactggctcatgtattgcatgatgatcctgttttcctgatcatgggcatgtctatgctggcaattctgagggcgcgatgttggtagaacacttgtgttgaatcgacccaaattgatgttatgctatgagattcttttcgtcacaagtttatggttaataacacagagatagttaatgtttgcataattccttagaccatgagagtatcgagttcctTCATACTTGCTttgtgaactttggggtttgttaaacgtcatccgtaactgggtggctattacggcggcttacgggttcacggaaaagtatggcaagtaacgagatagctcaagattgggatttgctcctccgacgatggagagatattctcgggccctctcggtgttatggtatccataatcgtctggccagacaccttgtgatttgatcactgggatgccggaacacggaaacgagaaaagagaacagaaccggtaacgaggtaacttgcatggtggacaaattgttcgtccacggggatgcaataaatctcacctcgggtgtttgtgacatatcgtgaagcaataggaatagctcactacaactggaggttcactcgaatattcattcgtgtgggtatagtggtcaatatgggtgtccacggctccgatgttgatcattgatcggaaggggttccgggtcatgtctatacttcaccgaacctatagggtcacacgcttaagggtcatctatctgctgaatactagacagggagtatgagagaaaatcaccgaaaaagtttcggacaccggaaaggtttcggacagcggaatcatacagcagagagaggtcatcggataagtttcgatggtaccgaaaagttgtttcgggatataccATTAAGTCAGATTGGTTTCGGCaaatgcctgataattcttggagggtgacagaatcattctggaagctttttggaaatttctgagataaaaaccggaaatgttccggagctgccggagccacttcagatgcgtttcgcagatgaaaatcactaaaaccggaattgtttcggaacgcattgaaaattattttagtgggtactggaaatgttctaagcccacataaatattttcagttcgaacggacgctgaaaaatgtcgtcgtgaatagtgaaagtgctttttgggataatTATGGAGAGCCACCTTTTTGACTTGGTCAAAGTTCTAGAAGGAAGTGGCTTACAAGGGAAGGAACCCCATTTGGGGGGGCCCCCTAGGGGTGGCCGGCCATGGGTGGTGGAGCTCCTTGGAGCTCCACATGGCATCCCATTTTGTCCTTAACACCCTCATGTGTGACCTAATGCATGGGGTTTTTTGGTAATTTGTGGAGGCACACTACCCCttggttttcctataaatagaggaggtgAGGGCTGCCATCTCTTCATCcattgctctcatacacatgccatgcattatctggcttcttctctccctcccacgaaaagagtttcgtagagccgtaaggctgtctgggttccggcaggaactagttccggacggcgaagccctgccggatagctgacaccgtatgtgtgcaaccccgtagagagattgtagtttcgatcttttgcccgaggggctgttcgagtgtcctcccgaagggctgtccgagtctccgtccgagtttcgagggtcctcccgaagggctgtccgcgacattgtccgggggactgtccgaccgcctcccgaagggttgtccggagagggagtacatcctcgcggttgggaggttgtaaatcctagctgcggggatctgcaccaacgatctacaccgactcttcttccgctgcgcttcgagtcggtacggatcagatcaaaccttgtatgcagtctccatagtggtcctgggcatgctcgctataccgaaaattttcgttttctgtcgcgttcccctacatGTTGATGTGTTCATCTCACATGTACTCGATGAGTTGGCGGCGTCGGCCATCATGGCCGAACCCGCGGATGTTCCAGAATAAAGCACTCATCAAGGAGCCATTGGGGGCCTGCTTGACCCGAGAACACGGGAAGCGCTTTGGGCGCGAAGGGCGGCAGTGCGGGAGCGGGTGCGGCCATGAGGCTCGACCGCCTCCACCGGGGGCGGCCAGCAGCCCTACGGGGCAGTGCCTAAGCGTCCACCGGAGGAGGGACTGGGGGGATGGTGGGGGCGAGGAGGACCTGGCGGGCCTCTGCCAATTTTCCATCAAGAATCTCGCGAGTCTGGAAGGCCGCGATCTGCACTAAGGGGGGAGCGGCCTCCCCCCTGAAAATGATCGCAGAATCTGCCGCAACCTTCGCAAGGTGACCAAGTGGGACCGATTCGAGCGCAGAAAATGAGCAAGTAGCAGCAGAGGGGGGGACGGCAGGCGTACCTGGCTCCAGGTTCCGGGCAGCGGCCTGGAGCTCCGCCCGCTCGGGGATGGGCAGAGCTGGGCTTCCGTCCAGCCGGGCGGCAACGAGCCGGTCGCTCCGGCGTGAGGCCGTCACCGGGGTGGAGGAGGACCGACCGCGGTGGGAGTAGGCAGCGGACCGTGTGGGTGGGGGCTGGGAAGCCACCGGGGTGGTCACCCGAGTCCCCCCGTCCCCATCGGGGTCAGCCGCGGCCGCGTGGAGGAGTGTCGGCCCGGTGCAGACGTGGAGCAGGGGGATGGAGCCGAGGGTGGCGGCGCGGGATTAGACGTAGGAGGGATCCAGGCCACCGCCGGCAGTGGAGATGGTGCGGGGTCGGCAGCCGGGGGTGGCGGGGGGTCCTCGGGGACCAGCGCCGGGGAGGGCGAGCTGGGGCGGAGGGCCGAGTCGACCTGGAGCGCAGCCATAGGGGAGGCCGGGGAGGAGCACGCCGCGACCTGAAGCGCAgccaacactactaggaaaaggcatgctagtggcgcacctgttttggctactaatggcgcactacaggtgcgccactagcatcacgccattagaatttattactaatggcgcaccacaggtgcgccattagtatctggtatactaatggcgcaccagggagtgcgCTATTAGTatatcccacggtgcgccattactaacaattttttttccagaaatttcacattttttttgtttttttcttaatctcgggtcactatggcttaatctcaagccaatatgcttaatctcaagtcaaatcacgcttaacttcgcagttctatccaacccca
This sequence is a window from Aegilops tauschii subsp. strangulata cultivar AL8/78 chromosome 7, Aet v6.0, whole genome shotgun sequence. Protein-coding genes within it:
- the LOC141026794 gene encoding uncharacterized protein, whose translation is MRSEFSLPELDRLSSHLFVWHWLPSSGIAGHSGGILLGVTDATFEVGSMDRGQFFVSMELYERALNFKWEVIIVYGPADHSRSASFLEELHRKVSAASLPIVVGGDFNLLRFAEDKSNDHVNFARTQMFNDCIADLGLREIDRVGARFTWTNRQASPTQSVLDRVLVSPEWDLRCPLASLRAITRIGSDHVPLLLSSADERPLIPPRFRFETFWLSQTVHEGVGANLGRDLRERKKALLTAIQALDLRADTFGLSPDEWLSRYDLEDQLSVIYTDEEAY